One part of the Lycium ferocissimum isolate CSIRO_LF1 chromosome 8, AGI_CSIRO_Lferr_CH_V1, whole genome shotgun sequence genome encodes these proteins:
- the LOC132067396 gene encoding DEAD-box ATP-dependent RNA helicase 22 → MILQHLISVSKLWRLSSPPNLFLFRPFAFTTAYQPQCCRIRAFGFAVSATKVVDTNANETFFAEESVSWTSLGVSESLSRALSSVGLHRPSLIQATCIPSILSGADVVVAAETGSGKTHGYLVPLIDKLCQISDNSGAIADRDVSKHHRLSLVLCPNVMLCEQVVRMANSLCNDSGTPLLSIAAVCGRQVWPSKEPDVMVSTPAALLNYLYSIDPERRRRSEFIRSVKYVVFDEADMLLCGSFQNQVVRLIDMLRFDEKQLPRSKNLEAAMSSTSDLDEFRDLKADYGEDEDEDEDEDEDEDTEVGEDSANLEADTKGLKRRDWRRVRKIYERSKQYIFVAATLPENGKRTAGGVLKRMFPDATWVSGNYLHQHSPRLEQKWIEVSVDTQVDTLINAVKNGNCMADSGPTVLRTMVFANTVDAVEAVATILTGAGLQCFRYHSDSSLEERTKNLLDFQQEGGVFVCTDAAARGIDIPNVSHVIQAEFATSAVDFLHRVGRTARAGQPGLVTSLYRESNRDLVEAIRLAQKIDMPVEKAFSRKRSFRNKIKKRGREASHMR, encoded by the exons ATGATTTTACAGCACTTAATTTCAGTTAGCAAACTATGGAGGTTGTCATCTCCACCAAACCTATTCTTGTTTCGACCTTTTGCTTTTACTACTGCTTACCAACCACAGTGTTGTAGAATCAGAGCATTTGGGTTTGCTGTTTCAGCCACTAAAGTTGTTGACACAAATGCAAATGAGACATTTTTTGCTGAAGAAAGTGTTTCTTGGACCTCTTTGGGTGTTTCTGAATCATTATCTCGTGCTTTATCCAGTGTTGGCCTTCATAGGCCCTCTTTAATTCAG GCAACTTGTATACCAAGTATACTTTCAGGGGCTGATGTGGTGGTTGCTGCAGAGACTGGCAGTGGCAAGACTCATGGTTACCTAGTTCCATTGATTGATAAGTTATGCCAAATTTCTGATAATTCAGGGGCTATTGCTGATCGGGATGTCAGCAAGCACCATcgtctttctcttgttctttgCCCGAATGTTATGTTATGCGAACAAGTGGTCCGAATGGCTAATAGTCTTTGCAATGATAGTGGTACACCACTCCTCAGTATTGCAGCTGTTTGTGGCCGACAG GTCTGGCCTTCAAAAGAACCAGATGTAATGGTGTCGACTCCGGCAGCACTTTTAAATTATCTTTACTCTATAGACCCAGAAAGGCGAAGACGTTCAGAGTTTATACGTAGTGTTAAATATGTG GTTTTCGACGAGGCAGATATGCTGCTTTGTGGAAGTTTCCAGAACCAAGTGGTTCGACTTATAGATATGCTTCGTTTTGATGAGAAGCAGTTACCTCGTTCTAAAAATTTGGAAGCTGCGATGTCATCAACTTCAGACTTGGATGAGTTTAGAGACCTAAAAGCAGATTatggtgaagatgaagatgaagatgaagatgaagatgaggaTGAAGATACAGAAGTTGGTGAAGATAGTGCAAATCTAGAAGCAGACACCAAGGGGTTAAAGAGAAGAGATTGGCGAAGAGTGAGAAAAATATATGAGCGGAGCAAGCAGTACATTTTTGTTGCAGCTACCCTTCCTGAAAATGGGAAGAGAACTGCTGGAGGAGTTTTGAAGCGGATGTTTCCTGATGCTACTTGGGTTAGCGGAAATTATCTTCATCAGCACAGCCCAAG GTTGGAGCAGAAGTGGATTGAAGTTTCAGTTGACACCCAAGTGGACACTCTCATAAATGCTGTGAAAAATGGAAATTGTATGGCTGATAGTGGTCCTACAGTTCTCCGAACCATGGTCTTTGCAAATACTGTTGACGCTGTGGAAGCTGTTGCTACAATTTTAACAGGAGCTGGGCTTCAATGTTTCCGCTACCATAGTGATAGCTCTTTGGAGGAGCGTACAAAGAATTTACTTGATTTCCAGCAGGAAGGTGGTGTTTTTGTGTGCACGGATGCTGCTGCACGTGGTATTGACATTCCAAATGTTTCACATGTCATTCAG GCAGAGTTTGCCACGTCCGCTGTAGATTTTTTGCACAGGGTTGGTCGTACAGCTAGAGCCGGCCAACCTGGCCTTGTTACGAGTCTCTATAGAGAATCAAACCGTGATCTTGTTGAGGCCATTCGTCTAGCACAGAAAATTGATATGCCAGTG GAGAAGGCATTTAGCAGAAAAAGGAGCTTTCgcaataaaattaagaaaagagGCAGAGAAGCTTCCCACATGAGGTGA